TGAATAGGCATCTATGAAGCTGAGTATCGGGTAGCCTGACATGTCATCCACCAATCTGTCTATGTTAGGAAGCGGATACCCATCTTTGGGGCATGCCTTATTTAAGTCAGTGAAATCTACACACATTCGCTATTTTCCTGAGTTTTTCCTGACCATCACGTCATTAGCCAACCATGCTGAAAATCGGATTTCCCGAATGAACCCTGCTTTTAAGAGCTTTTTGGTTTCTGCTTCTGCTGCCCTTCGTCGCTCATCGCCGagattccttttcttttgtCGTATGGATTGGGCGTTGGGGTGGACCGCCAACTTGTGGCAGATAAAGTTGGGATCAATGCCGGGCATATCCGCCGGTGTCCATGCAAATAGATCGGCGTTTGTTTTTAGTAATGCCATTAGGTCGGTCTTTTGTCCTGCGATAAATGCGGATCCAACATTAGTAAATTGCTCATCTTGATTTAATATTACCTTTTCAAGATCGTCTGTTGGTGTGGGGCGGTGATTGTCACTTCGGGGGTCAAGTTCGGTCAAAGTTGGTATGTTTGCCGAATTATACACCGTATGGACCCGAGGTGTCTCCTTCTTGACGGCCTTGAGGCTGGCGTTGTAGCATTGTCGGGCTTCTTTGTGGTCGGCATGTATTGTCCCCACTTCGCCGTCCTGCAAAGGGAATTTTACACAAAGATGTACAGTTGAGACAATGGCTCCCAAAGCGTTTAACGGCGGGCGCCCTAAGATAATGTTATACGGGCTAGGGCAATCGACCACCAAAAACTGAATATCTAGTGTTTTGTTATTTGGTGGTTCTCCGATTGTTGTCCTCAACCAAATATATCCTAATACCGATACCTTTTCTCCGGAGAATCCTACCAATTCTCCGGGTGATGGCTGTAGTGCTTTATCGCTAAAGTTCATCTTTTTGAAGGTTGAGTAGAACAAGACATCGACACTACTTCCTGGGTCGAGTAGGACCTTCTTTACTGTTAATTCTCCCATGTAAAGCGAGATGACAACCGGATCATCTAAGTTCGGACAGCTTGTTTTGAAATCGGCCACGCTGAAGTTGATGTGAGAGTTCGGTATTGACGTTTGTCTTTCTGGCCGGGAACCTTCCATTGTCAGCATGGTTCTGTAATTCCTTTTCCGAGCCGAGGTTGTAGTCCCTCCGCCTGCAAAACCACCTGAAATGTAGTTGATAATTCCCTTGGATGGGGGGGTTTCGACCTGTTTTTGCCtgctttctctttttgtttctcGCTACCTAAGGGCCGAAATGTACTTGTCTAGGAGTCCTTGTCTTGCCAATCTTTCCAGCATATCCTTTGCCATTACGCATTCATCCGTTGTATGCCCGAACTTCTGGTGGAGTGCACAATGTTTATTTTTGTCTACTGGTCTTGGTATGTCCCTGCCCTGGCT
This sequence is a window from Arachis duranensis cultivar V14167 chromosome 2, aradu.V14167.gnm2.J7QH, whole genome shotgun sequence. Protein-coding genes within it:
- the LOC107474627 gene encoding uncharacterized protein LOC107474627, coding for MEGSRPERQTSIPNSHINFSVADFKTSCPNLDDPVVISLYMGELTVKKVLLDPGSSVDVLFYSTFKKMNFSDKALQPSPGELVGFSGEKVSVLGYIWLRTTIGEPPNNKTLDIQFLVVDCPSPYNIILGRPPLNALGAIVSTVHLCVKFPLQDGEVGTIHADHKEARQCYNASLKAVKKETPRVHTVYNSANIPTLTELDPRSDNHRPTPTDDLEKVILNQDEQFTNVGSAFIAGQKTDLMALLKTNADLFAWTPADMPGIDPNFICHKLAVHPNAQSIRQKKRNLGDERRRAAEAETKKLLKAGFIREIRFSAWLANDVMVRKNSGK